In a single window of the Octopus sinensis linkage group LG1, ASM634580v1, whole genome shotgun sequence genome:
- the LOC115219234 gene encoding iroquois-class homeodomain protein irx-3-like, translated as MAVYPYGTGYGGLDLNARRKNATRETTNTLKAWLYEHRKNPYPTKGEKIMLAIITKMTLTQVSTWFANARRRLKKENKMTWSPRNRSEDSTDNLDSEGETENKESENGDASVTATTAGVEKEDHGDDNPRVHSPGHTVDNGERPHRKVLDDSDADSDLEDPSVLKDELVTSSTKDRRPLGLGHASKALLTMDGNISIMAAHSPAIDVLSDSNRESDLIKEGHSMTSSNSHVHSNVNGNSSSSSTSGSSSNNNNSSNTSGRISTLKNTNSNNNNNSSSSNSNRTTNNQLNSQSRNDMDSSSPVRPKIWSVSQFLVNSPSSSSESNSSSSSPVGGASGGVPVGKTVPVFTSGNRLHPSPGYLYLQSASQTWNGGRYGALSAYPISMSHTTLSYPYSLSTHTSSKTALGVAATAVHSAASVELLHNAEKLASSQKGLFSPARDIDGMRNRLFPKEASKYF; from the exons ATGGCAGTTTACCCGTATGGGACGGG GTATGGTGGATTAGATTTGAATGCTCGGCGGAAGAACGCCACTCGAGAAACGACAAATACTTTAAAAGCATGGCTTTATGAACATCGCAAAAATCCATATCCAACCAAAGGAGAGAAGATCATGTTAGCTATAATCACTAAAATGACACTGACACAGGTTTCCACGTGGTTTGCAAATGCACGGCGGcgtctgaaaaaagaaaacaaaatgacatgGTCGCCACGCAATAGGTCTGAAGATAGTACCGATAACTTAGATAGTGAGggagaaacagaaaacaaagaatcaGAAAATGGAGACGCATCAGTAACGGCAACGACTGCAGGAGTTGAGAAAGAAGACCATGGAGATGATAATCCACGGGTGCACAGCCCAG GTCATACTGTTGACAACGGCGAAAGACCTCACCGAAAAGTATTGGATGATTCCGATGCAGATTCTGATTTAGAAGACCCATCAGTGCTGAAAGACGAATTAGTTACATCATCCACTAAAGACCGACGCCCCTTAGGTTTGGGTCAcgcgagcaaagctcttcttacCATGGATGGTAATATATCAATAATGGCCGCGCACTCACCGGCTATCGACGTTTTATCGGACTCTAATCGAGAGAGCGACCTAATAAAAGAGGGCCATTCCATGACATCGTCGAACAGTCATGTACATAGCAATGTAAatggcaacagcagtagcagcagcaccagcggcagcagtagcaataacaataatagtagcaataCCAGCGGACGTATTTCAACTCTCaagaacaccaacagcaacaacaataacaacagcagcagcagcaacagcaacagaacTACTAACAATCAGCTTAATTCACAATCTCGCAATGACATGGACAGTTCATCGCCTGTACGACCGAAAATCTGGTCGGTCTCGCAATTTCTCGTGAACTCTCCATCTAGCAGCAGCGaaagtaatagcagtagtagtagtccagTTGGTGGCGCCAGCGGTGGAGTTCCGGTGGGAAAAACCGTGCCAGTTTTTACATCGGGTAACAGATTGCACCCGAGTCCGGGTTATCTTTATCTACAATCAGCTAGTCAAACATGGAATGGGGGACGTTATGGGGCTCTTAGCGCATATCCTATTTCTATGTCTCACACAACTCTCTCATATCCTTATAGTCTATCAACACATACCTCTTCAAAGACTGCACTTGGTGTAGCTGCTACGGCGGTGCACAGTGCAGCAAGTGTCGAACTTTTACACAATGCCGAAAAACTGGCTAGCTCACAAAAAGGATTGTTTTCACCAGCCAGAGATATAGATGGCATGAGGAACAGACTATTCCCCAAAGAAGcttcaaaatatttctga